The Synergistales bacterium genome window below encodes:
- a CDS encoding gamma carbonic anhydrase family protein, which produces MGVPYLSIPFDGNTPRTAEAAWIAPSAVLIGEVSLGTDASVWFHTVLRGDIKRIEVGERSNIQDNSTVHVTRELPALIGSDVTVGHGATVHGCTVGDGTLVGMGATVLDGVVVGSHSVVAAGALVPEGMAIPPCSLVMGVPAKVVRQVSEEEAERLLRQAGEYVRLAKAYRGR; this is translated from the coding sequence ATGGGTGTTCCCTATCTTTCCATCCCCTTCGACGGCAACACTCCCCGGACAGCGGAGGCAGCGTGGATAGCGCCCTCCGCTGTCCTTATCGGGGAGGTTTCGCTCGGCACGGACGCCAGTGTGTGGTTCCATACGGTGCTCCGGGGGGATATCAAGCGGATCGAGGTGGGAGAGCGTTCCAACATACAGGACAACAGTACGGTCCACGTCACCCGGGAGCTCCCGGCCCTGATCGGAAGCGACGTGACCGTGGGCCACGGCGCCACGGTCCACGGCTGTACCGTTGGGGACGGGACGCTGGTCGGGATGGGGGCCACGGTCCTGGATGGAGTGGTGGTGGGATCGCACTCCGTGGTCGCCGCCGGTGCGCTGGTCCCGGAAGGCATGGCGATACCCCCCTGCAGTCTCGTCATGGGGGTGCCGGCGAAGGTGGTCCGTCAGGTCAGTGAAGAGGAGGCGGAGCGGCTGCTCCGCCAGGCGGGGGAGTATGTCCGTTTGGCAAAGGCCTACCGCGGCCGCTGA
- a CDS encoding V-type ATP synthase subunit D, producing MAKRQNVNPNRMELSRLKKRLIVAKRGHKLLKDKQDALIKEFLQRAKTLRQLREEVEEHLMTCRKNFLLARAQTVPAVLEQALMIPGIQSSLNVRFKNVMSVEVPEYDIVQEGSVRNYGFATTGGSLDVALEHFSRLLPELLKLASEEKALNLMATEIERTRRRVNALEHVLIPSFEETIHYITMKLDEQERATLSRLMVIKEIIRAH from the coding sequence ATGGCCAAACGACAGAATGTGAATCCCAACAGGATGGAGCTTTCTCGGCTGAAGAAGCGCCTCATCGTTGCCAAACGGGGTCACAAGCTCCTCAAGGACAAACAGGACGCCCTCATTAAAGAGTTCCTGCAGCGGGCCAAAACACTGCGGCAGCTCCGGGAAGAGGTGGAGGAGCATCTCATGACCTGCCGGAAGAACTTCCTCCTCGCCCGGGCCCAGACGGTGCCCGCCGTTCTCGAACAGGCGTTGATGATTCCCGGCATCCAGAGCAGTCTCAATGTACGCTTCAAGAACGTCATGAGCGTGGAGGTGCCGGAATACGACATTGTCCAGGAGGGCAGTGTCCGCAACTACGGATTCGCCACCACCGGCGGAAGCCTCGATGTGGCCCTGGAGCATTTCTCCAGGCTGTTGCCCGAACTGCTCAAACTGGCTTCGGAGGAGAAGGCGCTCAATCTGATGGCTACCGAGATCGAGCGCACCCGGCGGCGTGTCAACGCCCTGGAGCATGTTCTGATCCCTTCCTTTGAGGAGACCATCCACTACATCACCATGAAGCTGGACGAACAGGAGCGCGCCACCCTGAGTCGGCTCATGGTGATCAAGGAGATCATCAGGGCCCACTAG
- a CDS encoding protein-glutamate O-methyltransferase CheR — MSERVYPAPPEYEEFKKQIRNLTGIDLNSYKYQIHRRVHMLMQRWRIDDYTAFFRLLKDNEDRLREFLDYLTINVSEFFRNPPRWWEIRDSLIPNLMELRKSKKLALWSAGAATGEEPYSLGILSAEIGLKVPPKVQAMDIDAGALAKAKKGHYLKRQLANVPQEWLQRHLEPVEENIYTVKQHIKDRVNFVRGNLIDDAFSEEHFDMILCRNVVIYFSPETKSLLYRKFFNALKPGGYLVVGSTEQIFEYRKIGFASAGPFLYQRPR; from the coding sequence ATGAGCGAACGCGTTTATCCAGCCCCGCCCGAATACGAAGAATTCAAAAAGCAGATCCGGAATCTCACCGGCATCGACCTGAACTCCTACAAATACCAGATCCATCGCCGGGTCCACATGTTGATGCAGCGCTGGCGTATCGACGACTACACGGCCTTCTTCCGCCTCCTCAAAGACAACGAGGACAGGTTGCGGGAGTTCCTGGACTACCTGACCATCAACGTATCCGAGTTCTTCCGGAACCCCCCACGCTGGTGGGAGATCAGAGACAGTCTCATCCCGAACCTCATGGAACTGCGGAAATCGAAGAAGCTTGCCCTGTGGAGCGCCGGCGCCGCCACGGGTGAAGAGCCCTACTCGCTGGGCATCCTTTCTGCTGAGATAGGGCTCAAGGTCCCGCCCAAGGTGCAGGCCATGGACATCGATGCGGGAGCCCTGGCCAAGGCGAAAAAGGGCCACTATCTCAAGCGGCAGCTCGCCAACGTGCCTCAGGAATGGCTGCAGCGGCATCTGGAGCCTGTAGAAGAGAATATCTACACCGTCAAACAGCATATCAAAGACAGGGTCAATTTCGTCCGGGGCAACCTCATCGACGATGCCTTCTCGGAGGAGCACTTCGATATGATCCTCTGTCGGAACGTGGTGATCTACTTTTCCCCGGAGACCAAGTCGCTTCTGTACAGAAAGTTCTTCAACGCGCTGAAACCCGGCGGCTACCTCGTTGTGGGTTCCACGGAGCAGATCTTCGAATACCGAAAGATCGGTTTCGCTTCGGCCGGACCCTTTCTCTATCAGCGGCCGCGGTAG